A section of the Hevea brasiliensis isolate MT/VB/25A 57/8 chromosome 17, ASM3005281v1, whole genome shotgun sequence genome encodes:
- the LOC110670188 gene encoding phosphoglucomutase, chloroplastic, giving the protein MVFSSCLRVENVFSHAISKFKHSNNGNGNGSVLSPPISSFSLLSSSPLVFPKFSLLKTSLTHSLSVKVSSSSSSTAIAEPEGIKINSVPTKPIEGQKTGTSGLRKKVKVFMQENYLANWIQALFNSLPSEDYKNGLLVLGGDGRYFNKEASQIIIKIAAGNGVGKILVGKEGVMSTPAVSAVIRKRKANGGFIMSASHNPGGPEYDWGIKFNYNSGQPAPESITDKIYGNTLSISKIKIADIPDVDLSHPGFTKYGNFIVEVVDPVSDYLELVEHVFDFELIRSLLSRPDFRFIFDAMHAVTGAYAKPIFVDKLGASPDSISNGVPLEDFGHGHPDPNLTYAKDLVKIMYSENGPDFGAASDGDGDRNMILGRGFFVTPSDSVAIIAANSQGAIPYFKSGAKGLARSMPTSGALDRVAEKLNLPFFEVPTGWKFFGNLMDDGKLSICGEESFGTGSDHIREKDGIWAVLAWLSIIAYRNKDKKPGEKLVSVADVVKEHWATFGRNFFSRYDYEECESEGANKMMEYLRDLVSKSKPGDKYGSYALQYADDFKYTDPVDGSVVTKQGVRFVFTDGSRIIFRLSGTGSAGATVRMYIEQFEPVASKHEMDAQTALKPLIDLALSLSKLKDFTGREKPTVIT; this is encoded by the exons ATGGTGTTCTCTTCTTGTTTGAGAGTAGAAAACGTCTTCTCTCACGCCATCTCCAAGTTTAAGCATTCGAATAatggaaatggaaatgggagcgTCCTTTCTCCTCCAATCTCATCATTTTCTCTGCTTTCCTCTTCTCCTCTCGTCTTTCCTAAATTTTCTCTTTTGAAAACTTCACTAACTCACTCTCTCTCCGTCAaagtttcatcttcttcctcttccacCGCCATCGCCGAACCTGAAGGCATCAAG ATTAATTCAGTGCCAACGAAGCCGATCGAGGGCCAGAAGACAGGGACTAGTGGTCTTCGAAAAAAG GTTAAAGTTTTCATGCAAGAAAATTATCTTGCGAATTGGATCCAG GCATTGTTTAATTCATTACCATCTGAGGATTACAAGAATGGTTTGTTGGTCTTAGGAGGGGACGGTCGTTACTTCAACAAAGAAGCTTCACAG ATAATCATTAAAATTGCAGCAGGGAATGGTGTTGGTAAAATCCTGGTTGGCAA GGAAGGTGTTATGTCTACCCCAGCTGTTTCTGCAGTGATCCGAAAGAGGAAG GCCAATGGTGGTTTTATAATGAGCGCAAGCCATAATCCTGGGGGCCCTGAATATGATTGGGGGATAAAG TTTAATTACAACAGTGGGCAACCTGCACCTGAATCTATCACTGACAAGATTTATGGAAATACACTTTCT ATCTCGAAGATTAAAATAGCAGACATTCCTGATGTTGATCTTTCTCATCCTGGATTTACAAAATATGGAAACTTCATTGTTGAAGTAGTGGACCCAGTTTCTGACTACTTAGAGCTAGTGGAG CATGTATTTGATTTTGAGCTCATCAGAAGTCTTCTTTCACGGCCAGATTTCAG GTTTATTTTTGATGCCATGCATGCGGTCACTGGTGCTTATGCAAAGCCCATCTTCGTGGACAAGCTGGGAGCCAGTCCA GACTCAATTTCAAATGGAGTGCCCCTGGAGGATTTTGGGCATGGTCATCCAGATCCTAATCTTAC ATATGCCAAggatttggtgaaaattatgtaTAGTGAGAATGGGCCTGATTTTGGAGCTGCAAGTGATG GCGATGGTGACAGAAACATGATCCTGGGTAGAGGGTTTTTTGTTACTCCTTCAGATTCTGTTGCAATCATTGCTGCCAATTCACAAGGAGCCATTCCGTACTTCAAGAGTGGCGCTAAG GGCTTAGCGCGGTCCATGCCAACAAGTGGTGCGCTGGATCGTGTGGCTGAAAAATTGAATCTTCCTTTTTTTGAG GTCCCCACGGGTTGGAAATTTTTTGGCAATCTTATGGATGATGGAAAGTTGTCTATTTGTGGGGAAGAGAGTTTTGGAACTGGTTCTGATCACATTCGTGAGAAGGATGGCATATG GGCTGTATTAGCTTGGCTTTCaattattgcatacagaaacaaGGACAAGAAACCAGGGGAGAAGTTAGTATCTGTTGCTGATGTTGTGAAAGAGCACTGGGCAACATTTGGAAGAAATTTCTTTTCTAGATATGATTATGAA GAATGTGAGTCTGAAGGAGcaaataaaatgatggaatacctTAGAGATTTGGTCTCTAAAAGCAAACCAGGAGATAAATATG GCAGTTATGCCCTTCAGTATGCTGATGACTTCAAGTACACTGATCCT GTGGATGGAAGCGTGGTAACAAAGCAAGGGGTTCGATTTGTTTTTACTGATGGATCAAGGATAATATTTCGGTTATCT GGAACTGGATCTGCAGGTGCAACTGTTCGAATGTACATCGAACAGTTTGAACCAGTTGCCTCTAAACATGAGATGGATGCCCAAACAGCCTTGAAACCATTAATAG ATCTGGCATTGTCTCTGTCAAAATTGAAGGACTTCACAGGCAGGGAGAAGCCTACAGTTATCACATAA